In the genome of Rhodamnia argentea isolate NSW1041297 chromosome 3, ASM2092103v1, whole genome shotgun sequence, one region contains:
- the LOC115753576 gene encoding uncharacterized protein LOC115753576 isoform X1, producing the protein MAAAEARAAWQRAANRCFVQEDAKRAPKLACCQSSSSTSKQVDAGPAGSTEEGDRFGLGFMPFNRKPSFTNLPPEARWWLQQQPAYRFPKGLACEGLNALDADVDLLNAGTEDIKSNCGEMQKDGTYMHVENEKNDKFENVCDAEGSNPGIMGLDSKDAKEVENMDMMESFELVEMNQSGMSVSKQTNELSFNLDSAWIGNGKPEPWWRTSDKNELASFVAKKSLDHIENCDLPPPQNMHARKHPYSFIGCLDCDEVFESSLDWKVDPLGILGETIQARSCPEYDDQMFRRQWAPDEDGHFPRGSDTSSSENSHATARKGKTETWEAADCDPAKSQLLEALCHSQTRAREAEKAAEQARAEKEHIVKLFFRQASQLFAYKQWFQLLQLETTLLQMKNTDRPIFPVFLPMAPSKGRKMRNSCDKASKVRRGKRKRQKHDVTKYAVVFAVGLGLVGAGLLLGWTVGWMIPLF; encoded by the exons ATGGCAGCTGCAGAAGCAAGGGCTGCATGGCAGAGAGCTGCTAACCGTTGCTTTGTACAAGAAGATGCCAAAAGAGCTCCTAAGCTAGCATGTTGCCAATCGTCATCTTCAACATCCAAACAAGTGGATGCAGGACCTGCTGGTTCTACTGAGGAGGGAGATCGTTTTGGCTTAGGTTTCATGCCTTTTAACAGGAAACCTTCATTTACCAATTTGCCTCCAGAGGCAAGGTGGTGGCTTCAGCAACAACCTGCCTATAGGTTCCCAAAGGGTCTAGCATGCGAAGGGTTAAATGCATTGGATGCTGATGTCGATCTCCTGAATGCTGGCACGGAAGATATAAAATCTAATTGTGGTGAGATGCAGAAAGATGGAACTTATATGCATGTTGAGAATGAAAAGAATGACAAATTTGAGAACGTCTGCGATGCTGAAGGTTCAAACCCAGGGATAATGGGCCTGGATAGTAAGGATGCAAAAGAAGTTGAGAACATGGATATGATGGAAAGCTTTGAGCTTGTGGAAATGAATCAATCTGGGATGTCAGTTTCCAAGCAGACTAATGAGCTCAGTTTCAATTTGGATTCTGCATGGATCGGAAATGGGAAGCCGGAACCATGGTGGCGCACATCAGATAAGAATGAATTAGCGTCATTTGTTGCTAAGAAGTCACTTGACCACATCGAGAATTGTGACCTTCCCCCACCTCAAAATATGCATGCCAGGAAACATCCTTATTCGTTTATTGGATGCTTAGACTGCGATGAAGTATTTGAGTCATCCTTGGATTGGAAGGTGGATCCGCTTGGTATTTTGGGCGAAACCATCCAGGCAAGAAGTTGTCCTGAATATGATGACCAAATGTTCAGAAGGCAGTGGGCCCCAGATGAAGATGGTCATTTCCCTCGTGGCTCTGACACATCATCCAG TGAAAACAGTCATGCCACAGCTCGCAAGGGTAAAACTGAAACATGGGAAGCTGCCGACTGCGATCCTGCTAAGTCTCAGCTACTGGAAGCACTGTGCCATTCTCAAACACGTGCAAGGGAAGCAGAGAAGGCAGCAGAGCAAGCACGTGCAGAGAAGGAGCACATTGTAAAGCTCTTCTTTAGACAAGCCTCTCAGCTTTTTGCCTACAAGCAGTGGTTCCAATTGCTTCAGCTGGAAACAACCCTCTTGCAGATGAAGAACACTGACCGGCCAATTTTCCCGGTGTTCCTTCCTATGGCACCTAGCAAAGGTAGAAAAATGCGGAATAGCTGCGATAAGGCTTCCAAAGTGAGACGGGGAAAACGTAAGCGTCAAAAGCATGACGTGACCAAGTATGCCGTGGTCTTTGCCGTGGGGTTGGGCCTTGTTGGGGCGGGATTGCTTCTTGGATGGACGGTTGGGTGGATGATACCTCTTTTCTAG
- the LOC115753576 gene encoding uncharacterized protein LOC115753576 isoform X2: protein MPFNRKPSFTNLPPEARWWLQQQPAYRFPKGLACEGLNALDADVDLLNAGTEDIKSNCGEMQKDGTYMHVENEKNDKFENVCDAEGSNPGIMGLDSKDAKEVENMDMMESFELVEMNQSGMSVSKQTNELSFNLDSAWIGNGKPEPWWRTSDKNELASFVAKKSLDHIENCDLPPPQNMHARKHPYSFIGCLDCDEVFESSLDWKVDPLGILGETIQARSCPEYDDQMFRRQWAPDEDGHFPRGSDTSSSENSHATARKGKTETWEAADCDPAKSQLLEALCHSQTRAREAEKAAEQARAEKEHIVKLFFRQASQLFAYKQWFQLLQLETTLLQMKNTDRPIFPVFLPMAPSKGRKMRNSCDKASKVRRGKRKRQKHDVTKYAVVFAVGLGLVGAGLLLGWTVGWMIPLF from the exons ATGCCTTTTAACAGGAAACCTTCATTTACCAATTTGCCTCCAGAGGCAAGGTGGTGGCTTCAGCAACAACCTGCCTATAGGTTCCCAAAGGGTCTAGCATGCGAAGGGTTAAATGCATTGGATGCTGATGTCGATCTCCTGAATGCTGGCACGGAAGATATAAAATCTAATTGTGGTGAGATGCAGAAAGATGGAACTTATATGCATGTTGAGAATGAAAAGAATGACAAATTTGAGAACGTCTGCGATGCTGAAGGTTCAAACCCAGGGATAATGGGCCTGGATAGTAAGGATGCAAAAGAAGTTGAGAACATGGATATGATGGAAAGCTTTGAGCTTGTGGAAATGAATCAATCTGGGATGTCAGTTTCCAAGCAGACTAATGAGCTCAGTTTCAATTTGGATTCTGCATGGATCGGAAATGGGAAGCCGGAACCATGGTGGCGCACATCAGATAAGAATGAATTAGCGTCATTTGTTGCTAAGAAGTCACTTGACCACATCGAGAATTGTGACCTTCCCCCACCTCAAAATATGCATGCCAGGAAACATCCTTATTCGTTTATTGGATGCTTAGACTGCGATGAAGTATTTGAGTCATCCTTGGATTGGAAGGTGGATCCGCTTGGTATTTTGGGCGAAACCATCCAGGCAAGAAGTTGTCCTGAATATGATGACCAAATGTTCAGAAGGCAGTGGGCCCCAGATGAAGATGGTCATTTCCCTCGTGGCTCTGACACATCATCCAG TGAAAACAGTCATGCCACAGCTCGCAAGGGTAAAACTGAAACATGGGAAGCTGCCGACTGCGATCCTGCTAAGTCTCAGCTACTGGAAGCACTGTGCCATTCTCAAACACGTGCAAGGGAAGCAGAGAAGGCAGCAGAGCAAGCACGTGCAGAGAAGGAGCACATTGTAAAGCTCTTCTTTAGACAAGCCTCTCAGCTTTTTGCCTACAAGCAGTGGTTCCAATTGCTTCAGCTGGAAACAACCCTCTTGCAGATGAAGAACACTGACCGGCCAATTTTCCCGGTGTTCCTTCCTATGGCACCTAGCAAAGGTAGAAAAATGCGGAATAGCTGCGATAAGGCTTCCAAAGTGAGACGGGGAAAACGTAAGCGTCAAAAGCATGACGTGACCAAGTATGCCGTGGTCTTTGCCGTGGGGTTGGGCCTTGTTGGGGCGGGATTGCTTCTTGGATGGACGGTTGGGTGGATGATACCTCTTTTCTAG